In Sorangium aterium, the genomic stretch AAGCTCACGCCGCAAAAAAAGGATCTAGACAGGCGACGCGAAGACTCGTTATCTTGAAAAATGGTCCCGTGCGCATTCTGCATCAAATCTCGTCAGGCACTCCCGCGTACCTGATCCGATCCTGTTCATCCCTCGGCCCCTGCGAAGGGTCGGAGAGGGCCGCTGGGGCCGCTGGGCGTCGTGGCGCGCCACCGCCGAACGCGCGGCGCGAGGCACGCGAGAATCCGCGGACCGCGCGCCGCGCACTGGCCATCGAACTCGACGCGACATCGACGCGGCAGACCGCGCTCTTCTCTGCGTTCCTCCCCACGGGGCGCGAGAAGACGCGAGACGACGCGCGACGACGTGAGACGCCGAAAAACGTCACCGCACGACCCAAAATTGTCACTTCGCAACTCGATGCATTTTTCTCGTCCGCCTTCAAAAAGATCTGGACATCTTCATCTCTGAGTTGCTAACTTAAACACTGTCACCTTGCGCATCCGCTCTCCGATCGAAGCAAAAGCACCCGCGTACTTGATCCGATCCTGATCAGCCTGCGGGGGCTCATTCCGACCGGAGCCCGCGAAACCGACCTCGCCTGACCCGTGTGTCATGGTGCCTGCTATTCGGATGACGCTCCAGCAATGGTTCACCCGTGAGGACCTCAAGGAGCTACCAATGAAGCAGATCGTAATCGCATCTTCTGCCGCGCTCGCCACGCTGTTCATCACCGCCACCAGCCTCGCCAACACCACCGCTCCGTCTCCCACGTGCACCGTGATCAAGCGGGGTGTCCTGGGTGACATCTACAACGCGGAGATCTGGAGCCTCGCCCCGAGCTACCACGTCCCGTCCCCCTTCGAGGTCAACACCGGGTACTCCAGCTCGGTCGGAGAGAAGCGCGCCCTGTTCCGCTTCGATCTGAGCCCCATCCCCGCCGGCTCTCTCGTCACGTCGGCCAAATTTTACGCCCTGTCGTACACGAGCACCGCGAAGACCGTGTACGTCCACCAGGTGCTCGCCCCCTGGAGCGAGGCGCTCGTCACGTGGAACAACTTCGGCGGCATGGATCCCGCCGCGTTCACCTCGTTCGTGCCCAACGTCACGGGGTGGACCACCGTCGACCTCACCGGGATGGTGCAGAGCTGGGTGAGCGGGACGGCGCCGAGCTACGGGATCCTCCTCGAGGAGGGCGCCAGCGGGAAGACGTCGTACAAGGGCAGCGCCCACACCGACCTGAGTTACCGGCCTCTCCTCGAGGTCTGTTACACGGTGCCGAAGGGCTCGATCGGCGACAAGGTGTGGTTCGACGCGAACGCGGACGGCATCGAGGACGCCTCCGAGCTCGGCATCTCCGGCGTCGTCGTCGACCTCTTCGGCGACACGAACTGCGACGGTGTCGCCGAGGGCGCCGCGCTCCAGACGACCGTGACCGGCGCAAACGGCATCTACCGGTTCTCCGAGCTCAACGCGGGCTGTTACGTCGTCGACGTCGACGACACGACGCTCCCGCTCGGCCACCTCCTGACGAGCGACGACGAGCCGATCGGCGTGTCCCTCGGCGTGGGTGAGAACGTCGCCGACGCCGACTTCGGCTACGTGACCTACTCGTCGATCGGCGACACGGTCTGGCTCGACAGCGACGCCGACGGGCTCTACGAGCCGGAGACCGGCGAGCTCGGCGTCAACGGCGTCCGTGTCGAGCTGTTCCAGGGGACCCAGCTGATCGACTTCACCATCACCGGCACCAGCCCCTACACCGGCCAGCCCGGCTTCTACCTCTTCGACACGCTCCCGGCGGGCACCTACTCGGTGGTCATCACGCCCGACAACTTCATGGCGAGCGGCCCGCTCGCCGGACAGGAGCCGACGGCCGACCCCGACGGCGGGCTCGACAACGTGGGTGTCGTCTCGCTCGGCTGGGCACAAGACCTCCTCGACGCGGACTTCGGCTACCAGCTCTCCTGCGGCAACGGCGTCTGCGGCGGCGACGAGAGCTGTTCCACCTGTGCCGTCGACTGCGGCGTCTGCCCGCCCCAGTGCGGCAACGGCACCTGCGAAGCCGGCGAGGACTGCGGCAGCTGCAGCGCCGACTGCGACGTGTGCCCGCCCGCCTGCGGCGACGGCACCTGCAACGGCAGCGAGAGCTGCAGCACCTGCGCGGCCGACTGCGGCACCTGCCCGCCGGTCTGCGGCAACGGCACCTGCGAGGCCGGCGAGGACTGCGGCAGCTGCTCGGACGACTGCGGCGCCTGCCCCGCGGTCTGCGGCAACAACGTCTGCGAGAACGGCGAGGACTGCGCGACCTGCACCGGCGACTGCGGCGCTTGCCCCGCGGTCCCCGGCAACGGCGTCTGCGAGGCTGGCGAGAACTGCTTCGAGGTCCCGAGCGACTGCGGCATCTGCCCGCCGGTCTGCGGCGATAAGGTCTGCGCGGTGGGTGAGACCTGCTCGAGCTGCGCGGCCGACTGCGGCGAGTGCCCGCCGGTCTGCGGCGATGGCGTCTGCAAGGCCGGCTCCGAGGACTGCTCGAGCTGCGCGGCCGACTGCGGCGTCTGCCAGAGCGCCTCTCCCGGCACGGGCACCCCCGGTTACTGGAAGAACCACGAGAGCGCGTGGAAGGTCTCGCAGCTGACCATCGGCGGCAAGACGTACACGAAGGCCCAGCTCCTCGACATCATCAGCCGTCCGACGAAGGGCGACGTCACCTACATCATCGCGAAGCACCTCATCGTCGCCAAGCTCAACGTCGGTATCGGCAACCAGTCGAGCTGCATCGAGGACACCATCGCCGCGGCCGACGCCTGGCTCAAGAAGAACCCGCTCGGCAGCAACGTGAAGGAGGGAGGCAAGAACTCGCCCTGGTCGGTCGGCGAGCCGCTCGCCACGAAGCTCGACGACTACAACAACGGCCTCCTCTGCGCGCCGCACCGTGACTGACCGATGATCGGCCGATAACCGGTAATCGGCCAGCGAGACGAGAGCTCCCCGAGGCCAGCGCCCGCCCAGAGCGAACCGCCTCAAGCGCGACCTGCGCTGGCCCCTCCCCCCTCTCCAGGCTCGCCTCGATCCCCAGGGCCGTTCTGGCCGTTCCGTGGTCAACCCCCTCTACAGCCAACAGTGCGCAGGCGGATCGCCGCCCTGGACGCGCGATGCCCGACGGCTCCCGCTGCGCGTGGAACGACGCCGCGCGCGGCTCCGAACGTCAATCTCCTCGTCGTTGCCGTCCACCGTACAGCCATGCTGGACGCGCTGGTTGAGCCGGAGAACCCTGCGCGATCTGCATCCCTCCCGGAAAAGTGACGCTGTATCCGCAACTTATCCGTGCATCGGGGGCAACGTTCACTCCACGGCCTGCGGGGCGAGCGCCGCGCTGCAACGGAGAGTCTTCGCCTGCGCCACCGTTCTGTCACGAGCGCGGGGCACGCTGCAGGAACATGCTGATCGATCCACCAGCCACAGTGGGACGACACACCGTGACCCTGTACCTCGGGCCCGCGGAGGACGAAGGCCCCGAGGCCAGCGAGTCGCTTGGCGAAGCCATCTGGTTCGACCGCCGGGATCCACGATCCATTCGCCGCGCTCAGGAGATCATCCAGGATCGGCTGGGACTCTCGGCCGCGCCGACGCTGTGCGACGAGCCTTCACCCGGACTCGGGGCAGCGCTGGGCCGGATCCACGCGGCCCTCGTCAGCGTGATCGAGCGCTGGCATCGGCGCAACGCCGGCGAGAATCATCTTGAGCTCGAGCCTCGAAGGACGGGATCCAGCCGCAAGGCATCCCCGTCCTGTTAGGGCGTTTCGGCAAACGCGCGCAACCCAGGCGGACAGCTGTCGAATTGACCATGGACAGGTAGTCTCGGGATCGCTACGGCGATGGTGGCGTATTCATGCCTCGCGCGGCCGGCGCGGGGACGATTCGGCGCTCGGCTCGCGGCGCGAGGAGCGCTGGCCGCGCCGCGCGCTCGCTCCTACAAGCGCTCGATGAGGAAGCTCCGGGTCTGGTTGTCGAAGTTCTGGGGGGCGAGGTTCGCGTCTGCCGTGAGGACGCGCCACTCGGCCGAGTAGCGCCAGAGCCCGTTGTAGAGCGTCAGCCTGAAGCCCGAGGGGACGCGGACGGAGCTGGCCCTCTGGTCCCATGGGGTGCTGTAAAAGAGGGAGGAGCCGACGCCGTACACGACCGAGGCGCCCGAGAAATTGGCGTTCTCGTAGAAGGTGACCACGTCCGGCTGCGGGTCCGAGGCGTGCGCGACGACGATGCTCGAGATGGTGTTGTCGAAGCCCGCGGCCACGAGATTTGTGTCCGAGGTGAAGACGCGCGCCTCGCCCCCGAAGTCGCCGTGCATGAAGGCCGTGACCCGGAGCCCGGCGGGGACCCTGATGGCGCTCACGCGGTTGTCTCCGATGATCGTCATGTTCGGCAGGTCGTAGCGACCGATCCCGAAGCCCTGCGAGACGCCGGAGAAGTTCGAGAGATCGTGGAGCACCACCTGGCCGCTGGGGTGGACGGTGGGGCCGCCGGCGATCGTGGCGTCGATCCAAGCGCGGTGGCGCGCGACGTCGACGCCGAGCTGCCTCGCGTGCAGGTTCGTGCCGTCCTGCCCGTTCGAGGCCGTGAACACGGCGACCTGACGTCCGTCGACGAACCATGGGCCACCGGAGTCGCCGCTCCAGCCCGCGCCCGTCACGCCCGTCGCAATGAGCTCCTCGGCGGAGTACCAGCCGTCGATGTGGATGGTCGCCTTCTTGAGCGACGGCGCCATCACCAGCGGCGTGCCCTCGCTCCCCCAGCCGTAGGCCGTGGCGTCCCTGCCGGTCGCGACCGACGTCGCCTGGGCCAGCTGGACGAACGGTCCATCGGCGTTCTCGGTCAGGTGGAGCAGCGCGATGTCGGCGTCGGCCGAGTGCACCTCGACGGCGTCGACAGCGATGCGCCGGCCCTCGCGGTACGTGTTGCTGCCGACGCGCACCGCCGACGTCTCGCCCTCGTCCGCGATGCAGTGCTGCGCGGTGAGCACCCAGCGCGCCGCGACGAGGGTGCCGGTGCACTGGTAGAAGTCGCCGGTGCTCCCGCGCACGTCGAAGACCTGGACGGCCCAGGGGCTCGCCTCGGCGACCTGGCCGCCGATGATCGCGGACGAATGCGACTCGAACGCCTCGAGCGGCTCGTCTGACGCGCCTTCAATCGAGCAGCCCGTGGAGAGGCCGAGCGCGGCGCCCGCGCACACCGCGAGACCAAGCTTATGACCAAGTTCTCTCTTCTTCATTCTGCCTCCACATCATGATTCTGTTCAGACGATCGTTCGCGCCGACGGAGTCCGCCTCCGCCAGGAGCCAGCGTTCGTCAGCAATCAACGTGACGGGGCCTGTGATTGCGGCGCGCCAGGCTCGGCGACGGCGTCTCCGAGCAGACCCATGGGGCACCTGGCTGAAACCGGTGAAGGGACGGCCGGAGCGGCAGGCCCGAAGGCGGGCGTACGAAATCCGCCCGCGACGGCTCAAAAATCACGTCCAGAGTATGCTGCGCTACTCCGAGCGGCGCCAGGCGACGATCTGGAACAGCCGCGTTCGAGGCGTGGAACGAGGCGGCATCCCGCTGTTCGCGCCGAATTGCATTTTTATGCTGGGCGCGCCGACTCGGTCAGCGCCGTCCACGGCCGATGGGGATCCCCTTTCACGTCGCCTCAAGGCGCCGGGCGTTGATGAATTCGATCGACGCCGCCCTCGATACGCGGCACGTTCACCGACCGTCGTTTCGGCCCGTCCTCCGGATCCCATGACCCCGAAAACGAGTGGCTTATGAGGCTGAGGACCGGCGTGCAGCAGGCCGTAGACTGCTCGGCTGCAACTCCGATCACGAGCGACGCGACGTCCCCGAAAGCGAAGGAGATCTCATGAAGAGAGCGACCAATCGTCCTGCAGCGGGCCTCGGACCGAGCTTGCCGGGGGTGGTCTTGCTGTGCGCCCTCCTCGCAGGGTGCGGTGACGACGAGATGAAGTCGAGCTCCTCATCCATGTCTTCAGGCACCGGAGGCAGCGGCGGCGGAGGCACGAGCGGCGGAAGCGGTGGCGGAGCAGGAGGCGGCGACGCGCCAAGCGCCAAGGGCTACCCCGATCGCTTCACCGTCGGCGCGCCCGGCGTGGGCACCTACGCCCAATCCGATCCCCAGCTCCCGGTGCCGCCCGGGTACACGGAAGTGTGGCCCAGCGACGACCAGAGCAAAGAGTGGGATCTGTACGATTGCGACGGCACTGTCAATCTGGACCACATGTATTTCCACGCGTTCATTTACATCGGCACCGGCTGCCACGGCACGGTCAACATCACCAACTCGATCATCGCGCCGCCGCCCGGCTCCACGAACCGCAGCATCCTGGTCAACGCCGACGAGTCCGCGCCGCTCACCTTGAACATCAGCGATACGACCATTCGCCCCGAGCCGGTCGGCCTCGGAGGTACGAACGCCGCCCTCACCGAGCATGCCGTGAACGCCTGCGCGACGTGCACCATCCGCTTGACCCGGGTGGACGTGGCCAATACCGGCGGCATGTGCCTTTGCAGCCAGAACACGATCGTCGAGCAGAGCTGGTTGCACGACAACTACATCGCGCACCTGGCGGATCCCTCTCTCGCGCATACGGGCGGTATCTTCCCGTACGGGGGCAGCGGGCCGCTCGAGATCAGCCACAACCGACTCGAGCCCGGCGTCGACGCCGCCACTGGCAACGAAGTGCCGAACTATTGGCAAGCCATCACGGCCGTGCTCTTCACCCAGGGCGTCGATGGCTCGACGCTGCAGAACTACGAGGTCCACGACAACTTCGTCTCGCTCGGCGCCTACGACTTCTACCCCGAGAACGGCAAGGACATGATCCTGCGCAACAACGTCTTCGGCCCGAGCCACTGGGGCTACACGACGTCGTGCGCGACGTGTACGTACGCTGATTGGTCCAACAACGTGGTCGGTGACATCGACGGCAACCCCACCAACGAGGTCGTCCCCCAGCCTTGACCTCAGGGCTGCCTCATCGTCGATGTATGGATAATTGATGACGCGCGGGAGTCCGGCGCAGGGCGGGGGAGCCGAAATGCGATCCTCGCACGACTCACCCCTGCGCTCGGCTGCGCGGTGCTACTGGAAGGTCACCGAGAGCGTCGGACGCCTCGCGGCATTGGCCACCTCGCTCGAGCAGATGCGCAGATCCTTGCCGGTCGCGGCGTTGGCGAGCACGAGGCCTTGATTGGCGGCGCTGCTCCGGACCCACCTCTGCACGCTGCCGGGGTCGAGCGCGATCGATTTGCGCTGATAGCCGCTGGCGTCGATGTTCAGGAACTGAAAGGTCGGCCCCTGCACGTCTCCCGAGCCGATGCCCGGCGCGGTCCAGTTGCTGCCCGCGCCCCCGCTGGTGAAGCCGAGCGTCGCGGAGCTGTAGCTCCACGGCGTCTTCATGAAGTTGCCGTTCAGGGCTTGCGGCCCGACCCAGCTCTCGAAGGTCACGTCGAGCGTGGCGGCCGTCACCGTGGCGGTTGTGGGGATCTGCGAGACGTCGAAGCGAATGAGCGCCTTGGTGGTGTAGCTGCGCGTGTCGGCGAGGAGCACGTCGTTGGTCTTGTAGAGCGTGCCGACAGGGTTGCTGGACGAGTAATTCAAACTGGAGATGCTCAGATCTTGCACGCCGGTGTAGCCATTGACGCCCTGCGTGAAGGTCAACGTCTGCGCTGTACCGCTGGGCGTCGTCGGCTGCGTCGGCTCGGTCGGCGTCGACGGCGTCGGCGGCGTCGGCTCGGTGGGCGGCGGCGGTGTGGTCGGCGTCGACGTCGGAGGCGTCGAGGAGCCCGCCGTGACAGCGCCGGTGGCGCTGACCTTGAAGCTCAAGGTCTTGCTGGCGCCCGACACCTGCAGCGCGCCGCCCGCGCTCACGCGGATGCGCCATTTTCCGCCGGAGGCGACGGCCGTGACCGCATATCCGGAGCTGGAGGGCGCAACGTCGACCAGCACGTGCTCGGCTGCCGTTTGCGAGACCAGGTACTCCGCGCTCGACACGGCGCCGGTCGCGGCCTGATCGGCCGAGAACAGCACGACCTGATTCTGCGGCGCCGAGAGCTCGACGCCCACCACGTTGCCGGCGATGACGTTGCCGTCCGCGGACGACAGCCGCGTTTGCTCGCCGAGCGCCGCGCCCGCCGAGACGACGGTCAGCCACTGCTGCGCCGCCGCGCGCACCGGAGCGTGCACCTCGAGCCGCGCCGTCGAAGCCGGCAGAGTCGTCGTCGTCGTGCTCGCGCTCCTCGGCAGCAGCGTGCGCACGCTTCCGACCAGCGTCGCACCCACCACGACGTCGAAGCGCTTCTGTGTCGCATCGGCGGTGGTCACCTGACGCGGCGCTACGGGCGTGTGAAAGCTCATCCACTGGTCGGCGCTGGCCTTCGCCACCGTCGTGCGGTCGAACAGCACGAAGCTGCCTGGACGGAAGAACACCACGTCGCGCGTGAACTGCGAGACCGGCTTGACCGTGGCGCTGCCATACTGGTCTCCGAGGCCCGTGGCGCGCGCGCGCACGAACGCGCCGCGGTCCTCGTACCGCTCTACATGGGCGTTCGAATCGACCGGTGAGAGCGAATTTTGTCCGGGGTTGTACCGGTTCGTGGCGTCGTCGACGAAGAAGGTGTTGTGCAGCCGGCGCTGGCTCGTGCCGTAGCTGTCGTCGTTCACCAGGTTCTCGCAGGCGTTGCCGCAGTTTTGGGGCAACCAGCCGGTCGCGTTCATCAGTACCGGCTGATCGCCGACCACCACGCTCAGACCGCCGGCGTTGAACATCTGCTCACCGGAGTAGGCGGCGTTGATGTACGCGCCGCCGGACAGCGCCCCCCACACGGCCGTCTTGTCCCAGGACGAGCGCATGCCGACGTGGCCAGGGCCGGCCGCGAAGTGCGACAAGGCGCTCGACTGGTACCCGCTCCTGGCGGCGCCCGTATCGCCATACAAGAACTTGGACCACGGCGCCGAGTCGTCGCCTGCCGCCGCGATCACGTCGGCGGCGAAGCCGCGCGCGACGGCCGCCGAGGTGTCACCCTGCTGCTCGAGCATGGTCGCCAGACCGAGGAACAGCGCCGCAGAAGGACGCATGTCGATGCCCGCGCGAATCGTGCCCTGGTCGTCCATGTGCTTGAGCGAGGGCCACGTGAAGTACCGGGCATAGGTCGCCTCCTCGCGGGCCAGCGGCAGCTCCTTCCACCAGTCGAGGCCGGTCGCCGTCTTGGTCGCCCACAGCGCCTCGACCATGTACAAGACGGCCCTGCTGCCGTAGCCCCAGCCCTCCGGCCAGCCTCCGCCGCCCATCATGCTCGTGAACTTCGGCTTCACGAGCTGTCCCCACATGCGCGTTGCGACGTCGCTCCAGTACACGCTGGCCTTGGCGTTCTCGCCCTCGGTCGCCAGCGCCGCCGCGGTCTTGGCCAGGTAGTAGCCGGCGAAGTAGTTGCCGATCGGGTCGTTCTTGATCAACCCGCTCTCGTCGTACCAATCGATCCACGCGTTCATCGAAGCGACCAGGCGCGTCTTGGTCGCGGCCGGCAGCGCCGGGTAGAGCCAGTCGTAGCCGAACGCCATACCGACCACGTAGTTTCGGATGCCGTAACCCTGGTCCGTCGACGGCTTCTGCCCCCCGGACGCGACCGGGGTGCTCATGGCCTCCAGCAGGCGAACGCCGGCCTCGCCGTAGCGAGCCTGCGCGGCCGTGTCGGTCGTCACGCGATAGCAGATGCCCAGCGCGCGCACGACCGGCGGATACTCGTCACCTTGATAGCCTTGCCCGACGTTCGGGTAGCCCGGGTAGGTACTGCCGCTCGGCGGGTGCATCGTGCCGGTCGTGTAATCGTCGCAGCGCTTCTTCAACGCCGTCCAAGCGGCGTCGCCAGCCGCGGCGCGCGCCTTCAGGCGCGCGATGACGGGGTCGGTCAAGATGAGCCGCGCGGCGGGGCGCGCTACCAGCATTTCCTCGCTCGCGCCCACGTCTTCTTCGGCCAGTTCAGCCGGTTCGTCCGAATCGGGGCCGCCCAGGCAGCCGAGCACGCCGGAGATTCCGGCCAAGAAGGTCAAGGCAAGGAAGCGGCTGATTTTACGCATTGAGTCTCCTTTGACTGAAGGCACACACGTGCCCCGTCGCAGACTTGCTTCGTCTGTGGGGTTACCCGTTCAGCGACTGACTTCGAATCGGGGCCTGGGCGGCCCCTCCGCAGTCACGTCCTTATCGAGCGGCGCTCGACGATCGACATCGCCACGAGCGCGGCGATGAGCTTCCCGGCGGCAAACGACCGCGACCCGAAGCCTCGAGAAATCGAATGCATGGCTTTTTCTCCCCCGGCGTCGTCGAACCGCTGTGGTGGACAGGACCGTGACGGGCGAAGGCACCAGGGGGCAGAAGAGGAGCCTCCCGCTGCATGCCTTCGCGCCGCGAACCATCGGTGCAGACCATCCAGCACCAGAGGGTGCGGATACCGGCGCTCTCGTACAACGACTTATTCTCGGATCGATACGTCCGGTCAAGACGAAACACTTTCGAAGATCAAACGACCGCCCAATTAGGTCGCATACTTCGGTCGTTCTTCACATCAAGGTTGCAAATTTCGATGCAGAGCTGACGTGATCAGCTCGCCCGCCGATGTGAAGTAAGGTGTAGAGAAGCGGTCGTTCGCTCGCTTGGATGTATGGATGTAGACGAAATCCGCAGAAATGTTGGTGAGCACCCAGCGTGACTTGGTTATCCATGCCAGCGAACGATCTTTATTGGCCTGACCCCGCATTGGCTGGCTGGGCGGCGGCTCCCGCGACGCGATGGAAGTCGCGCGCTACGTTGGCGGCACCGCTACGCCGCAAGCAAGGAGCCGCTCGCAGTCCTGATCGAGCGCTGCGCCGAGGGGTAGCTACCCGGGTCGCGGCTGGCCAGGGCCGCTGGAGCGCCGCTCGCCGTGACCTTCGTCGGTGGGCTGCTCGGTCTGGCGCCAGCACCGGAGGGGAGAGAGAGGTCGCGGCCGGCGTTCACTCCATGAAGCGCACCGATGCCCAACGGCGCCGGTCTCCGCCGGGCGGTCTCTGCTGGCGCAAGGGCATGGCTTCGGCATTCCAGCGACGCGCTCCTGACCTCGCGACAGCCTTCCGAGGAGCGAGCGCCTATCGGCTACAGGCTGCGTCGTGTGACGTCCTGCGCCGGAGGGACGCTCAGCCCTTCCCGCTCGTCGTCCCAGGCAACCGCGCTGATCTTCCAGCCGGCGGGCGTCTTGACCAGCTGCATGGACTTCGTGCCCCTCGCCTCGAAGCGCTGCCCTGAGAGCAGCCCGGACTTCCGGGGTGGGCCC encodes the following:
- a CDS encoding DNRLRE domain-containing protein, giving the protein MRKISRFLALTFLAGISGVLGCLGGPDSDEPAELAEEDVGASEEMLVARPAARLILTDPVIARLKARAAAGDAAWTALKKRCDDYTTGTMHPPSGSTYPGYPNVGQGYQGDEYPPVVRALGICYRVTTDTAAQARYGEAGVRLLEAMSTPVASGGQKPSTDQGYGIRNYVVGMAFGYDWLYPALPAATKTRLVASMNAWIDWYDESGLIKNDPIGNYFAGYYLAKTAAALATEGENAKASVYWSDVATRMWGQLVKPKFTSMMGGGGWPEGWGYGSRAVLYMVEALWATKTATGLDWWKELPLAREEATYARYFTWPSLKHMDDQGTIRAGIDMRPSAALFLGLATMLEQQGDTSAAVARGFAADVIAAAGDDSAPWSKFLYGDTGAARSGYQSSALSHFAAGPGHVGMRSSWDKTAVWGALSGGAYINAAYSGEQMFNAGGLSVVVGDQPVLMNATGWLPQNCGNACENLVNDDSYGTSQRRLHNTFFVDDATNRYNPGQNSLSPVDSNAHVERYEDRGAFVRARATGLGDQYGSATVKPVSQFTRDVVFFRPGSFVLFDRTTVAKASADQWMSFHTPVAPRQVTTADATQKRFDVVVGATLVGSVRTLLPRSASTTTTTLPASTARLEVHAPVRAAAQQWLTVVSAGAALGEQTRLSSADGNVIAGNVVGVELSAPQNQVVLFSADQAATGAVSSAEYLVSQTAAEHVLVDVAPSSSGYAVTAVASGGKWRIRVSAGGALQVSGASKTLSFKVSATGAVTAGSSTPPTSTPTTPPPPTEPTPPTPSTPTEPTQPTTPSGTAQTLTFTQGVNGYTGVQDLSISSLNYSSSNPVGTLYKTNDVLLADTRSYTTKALIRFDVSQIPTTATVTAATLDVTFESWVGPQALNGNFMKTPWSYSSATLGFTSGGAGSNWTAPGIGSGDVQGPTFQFLNIDASGYQRKSIALDPGSVQRWVRSSAANQGLVLANAATGKDLRICSSEVANAARRPTLSVTFQ
- a CDS encoding trypsin-like serine protease — its product is MKKRELGHKLGLAVCAGAALGLSTGCSIEGASDEPLEAFESHSSAIIGGQVAEASPWAVQVFDVRGSTGDFYQCTGTLVAARWVLTAQHCIADEGETSAVRVGSNTYREGRRIAVDAVEVHSADADIALLHLTENADGPFVQLAQATSVATGRDATAYGWGSEGTPLVMAPSLKKATIHIDGWYSAEELIATGVTGAGWSGDSGGPWFVDGRQVAVFTASNGQDGTNLHARQLGVDVARHRAWIDATIAGGPTVHPSGQVVLHDLSNFSGVSQGFGIGRYDLPNMTIIGDNRVSAIRVPAGLRVTAFMHGDFGGEARVFTSDTNLVAAGFDNTISSIVVAHASDPQPDVVTFYENANFSGASVVYGVGSSLFYSTPWDQRASSVRVPSGFRLTLYNGLWRYSAEWRVLTADANLAPQNFDNQTRSFLIERL
- a CDS encoding SdrD B-like domain-containing protein, translated to MKQIVIASSAALATLFITATSLANTTAPSPTCTVIKRGVLGDIYNAEIWSLAPSYHVPSPFEVNTGYSSSVGEKRALFRFDLSPIPAGSLVTSAKFYALSYTSTAKTVYVHQVLAPWSEALVTWNNFGGMDPAAFTSFVPNVTGWTTVDLTGMVQSWVSGTAPSYGILLEEGASGKTSYKGSAHTDLSYRPLLEVCYTVPKGSIGDKVWFDANADGIEDASELGISGVVVDLFGDTNCDGVAEGAALQTTVTGANGIYRFSELNAGCYVVDVDDTTLPLGHLLTSDDEPIGVSLGVGENVADADFGYVTYSSIGDTVWLDSDADGLYEPETGELGVNGVRVELFQGTQLIDFTITGTSPYTGQPGFYLFDTLPAGTYSVVITPDNFMASGPLAGQEPTADPDGGLDNVGVVSLGWAQDLLDADFGYQLSCGNGVCGGDESCSTCAVDCGVCPPQCGNGTCEAGEDCGSCSADCDVCPPACGDGTCNGSESCSTCAADCGTCPPVCGNGTCEAGEDCGSCSDDCGACPAVCGNNVCENGEDCATCTGDCGACPAVPGNGVCEAGENCFEVPSDCGICPPVCGDKVCAVGETCSSCAADCGECPPVCGDGVCKAGSEDCSSCAADCGVCQSASPGTGTPGYWKNHESAWKVSQLTIGGKTYTKAQLLDIISRPTKGDVTYIIAKHLIVAKLNVGIGNQSSCIEDTIAAADAWLKKNPLGSNVKEGGKNSPWSVGEPLATKLDDYNNGLLCAPHRD